The genomic interval TATCCCTTTCGCATCAATGTGAACAAATGGCCCAAGGAGCCATTGATCGACGAAGGGGAAACGACGATCGCTTCACTGATGTCCGATGCGGGTTACTCGACGGCGATGGTGGGCAAGTGGCACGTCGGATTCGACGAACAGGGGTACGATCAAGATCTCAATGGCGGTCCAGTGGATGTGGGCTTTGATTCGTTTTTCGGCATTCGCGCGTCCACGGACATTCCTCCGTATTTTTACATCCGTGATCGGCGAGCGGTCACTCCTCCGACTCAGACGATTGAAGCGAGCCAGAGCGAAGGCTGGTCGCCGATCCAGGGTGCGTTTTGGCGAGCCGGCGGCATCGCACCGGATTTGCGATTGCACGACGTGTTGCCGCGGTTCGCGGACGAGGCCTGCAAGGTGATTCGCGATCATCAGACGGCGACAGAACAGAAACCGCTGATGTTGTACGTGGCGTTTCCAGCGCCGCACACGCCATGGCTGCCCGACGAAGCGTACCGGGGGAAGAGCGGTGCGGACATGTACGGTGATTTCACGATGATGGTCGACGCCATGGTCGGCCGGATCCTCAAGCAGCTCGACGAATCGTCGATGTCGAACGACACTCTGGTGATCTTCACCAGCGACAACGGGCCGACTTGGTACGAGGCCGACGTGAAACGACTGGGACACGACAGCTCAGGCGGATTGCGAGGGATGAAAGCCGATGCGTGGGAGGCCGGTCATCGAATGCCTTTTGTGGTGCGTTGGCCGGGTGTGGTGAAGTCCGGCACGGCGAGCGATCGCTTGATCAGTTTCTGTGATCTGCTGGCGACCTTGGACGAAATGGTTTCGGCTGGAAGAGTGTCCTCGGAGTCGACAAGCCAGGCCGGCCCCGACAGCTTCAGTTTTCTCTCCGAGTTGACGGGCAAGCCAGCGGGTGACCGCTACCCGGCCAGAGAATCACTGGTGCTCAAGAGCGGCCGCGGATTGATGACCATGCGTCGGGGGCAATGGAAGTACATCGACGGGAAAGGCTCGGGAGGTTTCTCCGAGCGAGACCCCGACGCCGGGTTGGCAGATGAATTCCCCGGACAGCTTTATGACTTGCAGTCCGACCGCGGAGAAACCACGAACGTGTACGCGGATCGCGCCGAGGTCGTGGAGACACTGAAGGCGGAAATGAAAGCGATCGTCCAGGCTGGTCGAAGCCGCAACTAGAAGTTTGGGTTTGCCGATAGGGGATCTTGCCAAAGATCCCACCGCTACAGGATCTTGAACAAGATCCACTACCCTAAAGATAAGTTATCTCAGACCACCAGCACGAAGCGCAAACGAGTGATTCACGGCGTTTCATTCACTCGCTTGCGCTTCGTGCTGGTATTTGCATCTTTTCCAATCAAGGGCACACAAGGCGTCTTTCACCGACTGGTGATTTTAGCGGAATCGATCTTGCTCAATCTTTGCTCCTCGCCGTCCCTTTGCTTGACGTCTTGTACGCCTCGTTGATCCAGAGGAACGACAACGCCGCAACTGACGATAAACTGAATGGCTTCGTCGATCGTCATGTCGACATCGATCGCCTCGCTACGCTTGACCGTGACGGTGAATCCTGTCATCGGCATCGGGCTGGTCGGCATCAAGACGCTCAGCATCGGCTCACCGGTCGCTTCGGCGATTTGTCGGATGCTGTTGCCCGTAACGAAACCGAGCGACCAGATGCCCGCACTGGGATACTCGATCGCAACGACACGGTTGAATTCGATCTCGCGTTCGCTGAATGCGAAATCCGTCACTTGTTTGACGCCGCCGTAGACCTTGTTGACGATTGGAATTCGCAAGACCGCTGCATCAAAAGCGCGAAAGAACCATCGTCCCAGTCCAAACGTGAACAAACGGCCAAGGAAGTACAGGACAGTCAAGAACACGATCAAGAAAACGGGCAGGACGATCTTGCGAGGCATCCATTCGGTTTCGACGTATCGATGCCAGTAGGCGTTTGCGCTGGCCGGTTTGGGAGAATCCGGCCCAAAATAAGCCGCGTTGTCGTCGACGACCTTGACGACATACTCGGGCAAAAACCGGCGACGGGTGGGATCTGGTACGTAGCGAACGCCTTCGTAGGTAAATCCATCCAGCCTGCGGGTGCCTTCAGCGGTCGCGACCGCATCCTTGGGGACTTCCGACTGAGTGCCGCCTGTGGTTTCGCAGTACAGCACCAATCCACTACGGAGTGTGGATTCGATCGGACCGAGCACGTAGCTCTCGATCGTGTTCCATGCCCAGATCAGAACAACAATGGTCAACAGTGGTGGCAGGACCACGCCTAATCCACGAAGAACCGCGCTGCGGAAACCCGCAGCGCGTCTTTTGGGTTTCGGTGGAGGCGTCAGGGTGGGATCCATTTTGAAGAGAAGCCTTATTGGCTTGGATGGCTTGGCGTTTGTGTCGCGCGAGTTGTGAAATGCCTGAATTTGGACGGCCGGTCAACCCCAGACAGCTCTGGCCAGGACCGCCAAGGTCACCCGTCGTGCTCCCGCCTGAATCAGCACCCGCGTGACTTCGTTCGCCGTCGCCCCGGTCGTCAGGACATCGTCCACCAACAATACGTGTCGGCCATCCAATGGTCCATCGTGGCCCGGCAAAAAGCGCCTGCGCAAACCATAGCCCCTGGATAGCGCAAATGCACCTTGAACATTTTTTCGGCGCTCTGAGTCGTTGAGCCAAGCCTGTTTTTGGATTTTACGGGTTGTACGCAGAGGGTAAATCAAGGGCACATCGCCACCGGAATCTTCGGCACATTGGGACGATAGCAGTCCGGAAACCGCTGCAGCGATGGTTTGGTTGCCGTTTCCACGTCGCTGCATCCTTCTGATCCAGTGCGACGGCATCCCGACCACCTCGTCTGGAGGGTCCTCGCGAGTGAACTCCCACACCCGTCGGGCCAGTCGGGTCCCCAGGGCGTGCCCCAACGCCAATTGATGGCCGAATTTGGCCGCCACCACCGCATCGCAAACCATTCCCTCATAAATCCACAGCGGAATCACTCGGTCAAATTCGTAGGTTTCCTTGCGGCACTGGGAACAATCCTGGTGATCGTCCGTTTGAAACGGCGATGGCAATTCCGAATCAGCCCCCAGTAGTCGACTGCCCTGTGGTCGCCCGCACCGGGAGCATGCCGAACGCATCAAGGACTCCGTGATGGTCAGTGATTGGTGGCAGGAGAGGCAAAAATCTGACGTCGAATCGACGGATTCACCGCATAATCGGCAGGTTGGAGGAAACACCAAATCCAGCAGCAAACGGCTACTTTCGCGGGCAAGATCACGGGAACGAGCAAGAAAATGCCACATGAGCAACCGGATCAAAACCCTGGACCAAATGTCGAA from Stieleria varia carries:
- a CDS encoding sulfatase family protein, with product MLKILYTVAVTALLIGLLPAKDANGDTTGDRPNVLIILVDDMGYGDPQCFNTESKIPTPNIDSLAKSGMRFTDAHAPGPLCHMSRYGLMTGRYPFRINVNKWPKEPLIDEGETTIASLMSDAGYSTAMVGKWHVGFDEQGYDQDLNGGPVDVGFDSFFGIRASTDIPPYFYIRDRRAVTPPTQTIEASQSEGWSPIQGAFWRAGGIAPDLRLHDVLPRFADEACKVIRDHQTATEQKPLMLYVAFPAPHTPWLPDEAYRGKSGADMYGDFTMMVDAMVGRILKQLDESSMSNDTLVIFTSDNGPTWYEADVKRLGHDSSGGLRGMKADAWEAGHRMPFVVRWPGVVKSGTASDRLISFCDLLATLDEMVSAGRVSSESTSQAGPDSFSFLSELTGKPAGDRYPARESLVLKSGRGLMTMRRGQWKYIDGKGSGGFSERDPDAGLADEFPGQLYDLQSDRGETTNVYADRAEVVETLKAEMKAIVQAGRSRN
- a CDS encoding DUF502 domain-containing protein, producing MDPTLTPPPKPKRRAAGFRSAVLRGLGVVLPPLLTIVVLIWAWNTIESYVLGPIESTLRSGLVLYCETTGGTQSEVPKDAVATAEGTRRLDGFTYEGVRYVPDPTRRRFLPEYVVKVVDDNAAYFGPDSPKPASANAYWHRYVETEWMPRKIVLPVFLIVFLTVLYFLGRLFTFGLGRWFFRAFDAAVLRIPIVNKVYGGVKQVTDFAFSEREIEFNRVVAIEYPSAGIWSLGFVTGNSIRQIAEATGEPMLSVLMPTSPMPMTGFTVTVKRSEAIDVDMTIDEAIQFIVSCGVVVPLDQRGVQDVKQRDGEEQRLSKIDSAKITSR
- a CDS encoding ComF family protein; amino-acid sequence: MWHFLARSRDLARESSRLLLDLVFPPTCRLCGESVDSTSDFCLSCHQSLTITESLMRSACSRCGRPQGSRLLGADSELPSPFQTDDHQDCSQCRKETYEFDRVIPLWIYEGMVCDAVVAAKFGHQLALGHALGTRLARRVWEFTREDPPDEVVGMPSHWIRRMQRRGNGNQTIAAAVSGLLSSQCAEDSGGDVPLIYPLRTTRKIQKQAWLNDSERRKNVQGAFALSRGYGLRRRFLPGHDGPLDGRHVLLVDDVLTTGATANEVTRVLIQAGARRVTLAVLARAVWG